Proteins encoded within one genomic window of Streptomyces profundus:
- a CDS encoding tellurite resistance TerB family protein, with protein sequence MALWDRIKESASSMQTQLNAKKNDLKSGAFRDASMAICALVSAADGQVDPAERRRVSQLITSNEVLQNFEANDLQRRFDGYLDQLIADFELGKVGVLQEIGKAKKKPAEARAVIQIGIVIGGADGDFDAAERDLVRQACHTLGLPPAEFDL encoded by the coding sequence ATGGCACTGTGGGACCGAATCAAGGAATCCGCCTCCTCGATGCAGACGCAGCTCAACGCCAAGAAGAACGACCTCAAGAGCGGTGCGTTCCGTGACGCGAGCATGGCGATCTGCGCGCTGGTCTCGGCCGCCGACGGTCAGGTCGATCCGGCCGAGCGACGCCGGGTCTCCCAGCTGATCACCAGCAACGAGGTCCTCCAGAACTTCGAGGCCAACGATCTTCAGCGTCGGTTCGACGGCTATCTCGACCAGCTGATCGCCGACTTCGAGCTGGGCAAGGTCGGTGTGCTCCAGGAGATCGGCAAGGCGAAGAAGAAGCCGGCCGAGGCGCGGGCGGTCATCCAGATCGGCATCGTGATCGGCGGCGCCGACGGCGACTTCGACGCCGCCGAGCGCGACCTGGTCAGGCAGGCCTGCCACACCCTCGGCCTGCCGCCGGCCGAGTTCGACCTCTGA
- a CDS encoding M56 family metallopeptidase, translated as MGWMVLLPLVAPLTALPIGKLAEQQSHPRAAVRLLTSVSVVLASCSTLSLVLLAVVGTAQLPGNPLPDSWSDPEVRAAVPYDATLGIAAIVLLTGILATTGAALLRQARTRSRARRALAGLPATADPAVLPDQHPYAYALPGGRRLPGRIVVSSGMRAGLSADEYQALLAHERAHLAGRHHRYLLAGELAARAHPLLTPLRGAAAYATERWADEEAARAVGDRGLTARAVGHAALVGRPPAGLGGPAFAAGPVPRRVAALLRPDPPAHRWPPPNTRAGLAALIATAGTAASALSALNAAVALFLVLKAATSL; from the coding sequence GTGGGATGGATGGTGCTGCTTCCGCTGGTGGCGCCTCTGACGGCGCTGCCGATCGGGAAGTTGGCCGAGCAGCAGTCCCATCCGCGCGCGGCCGTCCGGCTGTTGACGTCCGTCTCCGTGGTGCTGGCCTCGTGCAGCACGCTCTCGCTGGTGCTGCTCGCCGTGGTGGGCACCGCCCAACTCCCCGGCAACCCGCTGCCGGACAGCTGGTCGGACCCGGAGGTCAGGGCGGCCGTCCCCTATGACGCCACCCTGGGCATCGCGGCCATCGTGCTGTTGACGGGGATCCTCGCCACCACCGGCGCCGCGCTGCTGCGGCAGGCACGGACGCGAAGCCGGGCGCGCCGCGCCCTGGCCGGGCTGCCGGCGACGGCGGACCCGGCCGTGCTGCCGGACCAACACCCGTACGCCTACGCCCTGCCGGGGGGTCGACGCCTGCCGGGGCGGATCGTGGTCTCCAGCGGGATGCGGGCCGGTCTCAGCGCCGACGAGTACCAGGCGCTGCTGGCCCACGAACGGGCCCATCTGGCCGGCCGCCACCACCGCTATCTGCTCGCCGGCGAACTGGCCGCCCGCGCCCACCCGTTGCTCACGCCGCTGCGCGGCGCCGCCGCCTACGCGACGGAGCGGTGGGCGGACGAGGAGGCGGCGCGGGCGGTGGGCGACCGGGGGCTGACCGCGCGGGCGGTCGGCCATGCCGCGCTGGTCGGGCGCCCGCCCGCGGGGCTCGGCGGGCCGGCGTTCGCCGCCGGCCCGGTGCCCCGCCGGGTGGCGGCGCTGCTGCGCCCCGACCCACCGGCGCACCGCTGGCCACCGCCCAACACCAGGGCCGGCCTCGCCGCCCTGATAGCGACCGCGGGCACCGCGGCCTCGGCCCTCTCGGCCCTCAACGCCGCCGTGGCCCTCTTCCTGGTCCTCAAGGCGGCGACCTCCCTCTGA
- a CDS encoding ATP-binding protein, translating into MSIWWSLQLRREAASVPLARRLLLGAMETAGVDGDISHELSVALSEACANAVQHGGGVSEVYRVTASIYGDMCRIEVTDCGPGFPHGRQARPAAPESPELLPGGRGLLLIEALADRVRFGNQPGSGGAVVTFDKILKWRADAALLKAS; encoded by the coding sequence ATGAGCATCTGGTGGTCTCTGCAACTCCGCCGTGAGGCGGCCAGCGTCCCGCTGGCCCGACGGCTGCTGCTCGGTGCGATGGAGACGGCGGGGGTGGATGGCGACATCTCCCACGAGCTGTCCGTCGCGCTGTCGGAAGCCTGCGCCAACGCCGTCCAGCACGGCGGCGGCGTCTCCGAGGTCTATCGGGTCACCGCCTCGATCTACGGCGACATGTGCCGCATCGAGGTGACGGACTGCGGCCCCGGCTTCCCGCACGGCCGCCAGGCGCGGCCGGCCGCGCCCGAGTCGCCCGAGCTGCTGCCCGGCGGGCGCGGGCTGCTGCTGATCGAGGCGCTCGCCGACCGCGTCCGATTCGGGAACCAACCGGGCAGCGGCGGCGCCGTCGTCACCTTTGACAAGATTCTCAAGTGGCGTGCGGACGCAGCCTTGTTGAAAGCCTCGTAA